From Cricetulus griseus strain 17A/GY chromosome 1 unlocalized genomic scaffold, alternate assembly CriGri-PICRH-1.0 chr1_0, whole genome shotgun sequence, a single genomic window includes:
- the Dennd2d gene encoding DENN domain-containing protein 2D isoform X2, with protein sequence MEGQGVGRTLRLLRNRLPRLRAGPSQNNTVEAATEPERTQEHSLSSFAGGQHFFEYLLVVSLKRKHSGDDYEPTITYQFPKRENLLRGQQEEEERLLKAIPLFCFPDGNEWTQLTDYSRETFSFVLTNVDGSRKIGYCRRLLPAGPGPRLPKVYCIISCIGCFGLFSKILDEVEKRHQISTAVIYPFMQGLREAAFPAPGKTVTLKSFIPDSGTEFISLTRPLDSHLEHVDFSALLHCLHFEQIIQIFASAVLERKIIFLAEGLSTLSQCIHAAAALLYPFSWAHTYIPVVPESLLATVCCPTPFMVGVQMRFQQEVMESPMEEVLLVNLCEGTFLLSVGDEKDILPPKLQDDILDSLGQGINELKTSEQINEHVSGPFVQFFVKTVGHYASYIKREASGQGHFQERSFCKAVTSKTKRRFVKKFVKTQLFSLFIQEAEKSRNPPAGYFQKKILEYEEQKKQKKSREKTVK encoded by the exons CAAGGGGTAGGCCGAACCCTCAGGCTGCTCCGAAATCGCTTGCCACGACTTCGAGCAG GACCTTCCCAGAACAATACTGTGGAAGCTGCCACAGAACCAGAAAGGACCCAGGAGcattctctgtctagctttgctGGAGGCCAGCACTTCTTTGAATACCTTCttgttgtttctttaaagagaaagcaTTCAGGGGATGACTATGAACCCACGATCACCTACCAGTTTCCCAAG AGGGAGAACCTGCTCAGGGGtcaacaggaggaggaggaacggCTACTCAAAGCCATTCCTTTGTTCTGCTTCCCTGATGGGAACGAGTGGACACAACTCACAGACTATTCCAG GGAGACCTTCTCATTTGTCCTGACCAATgtggatggaagcaggaagattggaTACTGCAGGCGTCTCCTG CCTGCCGGTCCTGGCCCTCGCCTTCCCAAAGTATACTGCATCATCAGCTGCATTGGCTGCTTCGGCCTGTTCTCCAAG ATACTGGATGAAGTggagaagaggcatcagatctccacGGCTGTCATCTACCCATTCATGCAAGGTCTCCGAGAGGCTGCCTTTCCCGCTCCTGGAAAGACTGTCACCCTTAAGAGCTTCATCCCTGACTCAGGCACAGAG TTCATCTCACTGACAAGGCCCCTGGACTCCCACCTGGAACATGTGGACTTCAGTGCTCTGTTGCACTGTCTCCATTTTGAGCAGATTATTCAGATCTTTGCCTCTGCagtactggaaagaaaaatcATCTTCCTGGCAGAAGGTCTCAG TACCCTATCTCAGTGTATTCACGCTGCAGCTGCTCTGCTCTACCCCTTTAGTTGGGCACACACGTACATCCCTGTGGTCCCTGAGAGCCTTCTGGCAACTGTCTGCTGCCCCACCCCCTTCATGGTTGGGGTACAGATGCGCTTTCAGCAGGAGGTTATGGAGAGTCCCATGGAAGAG GTCCTGTTGGTGAATCTTTGTGAAGGAACTTTCTTATTGTCG GTTGGTGATGAAAAAGACATCCTACCACCAAAACTTCAGGATGACATCTTGGACTCTCTTGGTCAGGGAATAAATGAGTTAAAGA CTTCAGAACAAATCAATGAGCATGTTTCAGGCCCCTTTGTGCAGTTCTTTGTCAAGACAGTGGGCCACTATGCTTCCTATATCAAACGCGAGGCCAGTGGGCAAGGCCACTTCCAAGAACGATCCTTCTGTAAGGCTGTCACCTCCAAAACCAAGCGCCGATTTGTGAAGAAGTTTGTGAAGACACAACTTTTCTCCCTGTTCAtccaagaagcagagaagagcagGAATCCTCCTGCAG GctatttccaaaagaaaatacttgaatatgaagagcagaagaaacagaagaaatcaaGAGAAAAGACTGTGAAGTAA